A single window of Pseudomonas benzenivorans DNA harbors:
- a CDS encoding alpha/beta family hydrolase, with protein MSDGQRAGIDADQVKHGQNPGAWLWNKPAGASKATLILAHGAGAPMDSDFMTAIAELLAQRGVAVVRFEFAYMAARRLDGKRRPPSPQARLLEQWREVYARVRQQVDGPLAIGGKSMGGRMASLLADELAADALVCLGYPFHAIGKADKPRVAHLAELRTPTLIVQGERDPMGDAQTVAAYRLAEAVRIHWLAAADHDLKPLKRSGFTHGQHLQAAADAVASQLMHRGTGRG; from the coding sequence ATGAGCGACGGGCAGCGCGCGGGTATTGACGCGGATCAAGTGAAACACGGGCAAAACCCAGGTGCGTGGCTATGGAACAAACCGGCAGGCGCGAGCAAGGCGACCCTCATTCTCGCCCATGGCGCGGGAGCGCCGATGGACAGCGACTTCATGACGGCCATCGCCGAGTTGCTCGCCCAGCGGGGCGTGGCGGTGGTGCGTTTCGAGTTCGCCTACATGGCGGCGCGCCGGCTGGATGGCAAGAGGCGGCCGCCCAGTCCCCAGGCGAGGCTTCTTGAGCAGTGGCGCGAGGTCTATGCCCGGGTGCGTCAGCAGGTCGACGGGCCCTTGGCGATCGGCGGCAAGTCCATGGGCGGGCGCATGGCCAGTTTGCTTGCCGACGAGCTCGCGGCGGACGCGCTGGTGTGTCTGGGTTACCCCTTCCATGCCATTGGCAAGGCCGACAAGCCGCGGGTCGCCCATCTGGCTGAGCTGCGGACACCCACCCTGATCGTTCAGGGTGAGCGCGACCCCATGGGCGATGCGCAGACGGTAGCCGCTTACCGATTGGCCGAGGCGGTCCGTATCCACTGGCTGGCGGCCGCCGATCATGATCTCAAGCCGCTCAAGCGTTCGGGCTTCACCCATGGGCAGCATCTGCAGGCGGCGGCGGATGCCGTGGCGAGCCAGTTGATGCACCGGGGCACGGGCCGGGGCTGA